A region of Lycium barbarum isolate Lr01 chromosome 1, ASM1917538v2, whole genome shotgun sequence DNA encodes the following proteins:
- the LOC132598426 gene encoding mitochondrial arginine transporter BAC2-like, with protein sequence MDFWPEFLASSWGKEFVGGGFGGIAGIVSGYPLDTIRVRQQSCTPGSAFTILRHVASTEGPLALYRGMAAPLASVTFQNAMVFQIYAVLSRAFDRSVPASDPPSYKGVALGGFGTGALQSLMLTPVELVKIRLQLQRRNIPDYKNQITSCRGPTDVAKSIFRQEGWRGIYRGLTITVLRDAPAHGLYFWTYEYVREQLHPGCRKNGQESFRTMLIAGGLAGVASWICCYPLDVIKTRFQAQSQSTPSRYTGIVDCFRRSVKQEGYNVLWRGLGTAVARAFVVNGAIFTAYETALRCLFINNNHATIKTDNAF encoded by the exons ATGGATTTCTGGCCAGAATTTCTAGCAAGCAGTTGGGGAAAAGAATTTGTGGGTGGTGGATTTGGAGGAATAGCTGGTATTGTATCGGGTTATCCACTTGATACCATTAGAGTTCGTCAACAGAGTTGTACACCTGGTTCTGCTTTCACTATCCTTCGTCATGTTGCTTCAACTGAAGGTCCTTTGGCTCTCTACAGGGGCATGGCTGCACCTCTTGCTTCTGTTACATTTCAG AATGCCATGGTATTTCAGATTTATGCAGTGCTATCACGGGCATTTGACAGGAGTGTTCCTGCCAGTGATCCACCCTCCTACAAAGGAGTAGCCTTAGGTGGATTTGGAACAGGAGCATTACAAAGCCTAATGCTCACCCCAGTCGAACTAGTGAAAATTCGACTCCAGTTACAAAGGAGAAATATCCCGGATTACAAAAATCAAATTACTAGTTGTAGGGGTCCAACTGATGTCGCAAAAAGCATATTCAGACAAGAAGGTTGGAGAGGAATTTATCGCGGATTGACAATTACAGTCCTTAGAGATGCGCCAGCTCATGGCCTATATTTCTGGACATACGAGTATGTGAGAGAGCAACTTCATCCAGGATGTCGAAAGAATGGCCAAGAGAGTTTTAGAACAATGCTCATAGCAGGTGGTCTTGCAGGAGTTGCTAGCTGGATATGCTGTTATCCGCTAGACGTTATTAAAACCAGATTTCAAGCTCAGTCACAATCTACACCCTCGAGATATACTGGCATAGTTGATTGCTTCAGGCGAAGTGTGAAACAAGAGGGATACAATGTGCTGTGGCGAGGTTTGGGAACTGCAGTTGCCAGAGCATTTGTAGTGAATGGGGCTATATTCACCGCCTATGAAACTGCCTTGAGGTGCcttttcatcaacaacaatcatgcgACCATTAAAACTGACAATGCATTCTAA